The sequence below is a genomic window from Prochlorococcus marinus CUG1438.
TCATTTACAAGTAACTGTAATTGCATCTGAATTTAATGGATTATCATTGGTTAAACAACACCAGCTAGTCTATTCTGCACTAAAAGAAAAACTAGCTTCAGAAGCTATTCATGCACTCGCATTAAAAACAGAAACCCCTAATTGAATTATGGAAAACTTAACAAAAGAAAAAATACAAAAACTTATTGATTCAAATCCAGTCATGGTCTTCATGAAAGGAACTAAATTAATGCCTCAATGCGGGTTCTCAAACAATGTAGTTCAAATTCTAAATTCCCTAGGTGTAGAGTTTAGTACGTTTGATGTTTTAAGTGACTTCGAAGTAAGAGAAGGTATCAAAGAATATTCAGATTGGCCAACAATTCCTCAAGTCTACCTAAAAGGAGAATTTCTAGGTGGTTCAGATATTCTTATTGAAATGTACAATTCAGGATCTCTAAAAGAAAAAATAGAAATCGAATTAGCTTCTTAAGACAATTGTGAGTATAAATACTGACATTAATTAATAAAAATTAATATTTTAAATCCTTTTTTTATCAAAAAATCCTTTATTTTCTTCTCCTTCTGGATCAATAAAACTTGATGGATCTAAAATCCATCTTTCAATTAATCTTTCTAAATTCTCTTGATCTCTTTGCTCTAAAGTACTGCAATTCCTTAAGGCTTGGAGATAACCATCACTATATAGTTTAAGATCAGAAGGCGTGTGAAAACGAGTAACCAAGTCTTGGCAACCATCGCAAATTGACTGAAAATGACGAACTGCTTTTGGGTTTTCAAA
It includes:
- a CDS encoding BolA/IbaG family iron-sulfur metabolism protein, producing MITKEEVISLIIKKLPSSKVFVESLKGNDHLQVTVIASEFNGLSLVKQHQLVYSALKEKLASEAIHALALKTETPN
- the grxD gene encoding Grx4 family monothiol glutaredoxin, whose translation is MENLTKEKIQKLIDSNPVMVFMKGTKLMPQCGFSNNVVQILNSLGVEFSTFDVLSDFEVREGIKEYSDWPTIPQVYLKGEFLGGSDILIEMYNSGSLKEKIEIELAS